A genomic region of Hydrogenovibrio crunogenus contains the following coding sequences:
- a CDS encoding DNA-binding transcriptional response regulator has translation MQLKQSLMWLKGRRIIVCDPDLGRLDRLRQFFKGFGLEVVALSTAKQVTAEIEKHHYSTRRVYLAVLIDQSLAQAVVEVWGQVTHDNPTILSTPVVLMRQASDLSELQGLIEKGYFKYQLDQPPSSKALLRLLIRLNRWKKWQKELSSRPRPSVFLKR, from the coding sequence ATGCAGCTTAAACAATCGTTAATGTGGTTAAAGGGACGACGCATTATTGTATGTGATCCGGACTTGGGGCGACTGGATCGGTTGCGACAGTTCTTTAAAGGATTTGGACTTGAAGTGGTTGCCTTGAGTACAGCAAAACAGGTAACGGCGGAAATCGAAAAGCATCATTACTCAACCCGCCGGGTTTATTTGGCAGTTTTAATCGATCAGTCTCTTGCACAAGCTGTCGTGGAAGTTTGGGGGCAGGTGACCCATGACAACCCGACAATTTTATCTACGCCTGTGGTGTTAATGCGACAGGCGTCTGATTTGTCTGAACTGCAGGGGTTGATTGAAAAAGGGTATTTTAAATATCAACTCGATCAACCGCCATCTTCCAAAGCATTACTGCGGTTGCTTATTCGCTTGAACCGTTGGAAAAAATGGCAAAAAGAGCTTTCAAGTCGGCCTCGCCCCAGCGTCTTTTTAAAACGTTGA
- the nrdB gene encoding class Ia ribonucleoside-diphosphate reductase subunit beta: protein MSCNEKHTYSTFCRSSNNALKEPMFFGQNVNVARYDQQKHPIFEKLIEKQLSFFWRPEEIDLSSDRGEYANLPEHEKHVFISNLKYQTLLDSVQGRSPNVALLPLVSIPELETWIETWSFSETIHSRSYTHIIRNIVSDPSLVFDDIVTNEEIVKRAISVTVYYDKLINLTNRMYAEEIDLEKDDAFRKEIKTALFLTIVSVNVLEAIRFYVSFACSFSFAERSLMEGNAKIIKLIARDEALHLSGTQHLINILREGKDDPEMMDIAKENEDKVYQIFREAAEQEKEWADYLFKDGSMIGLNAGILKDYVEYITNTRIKAIKLDPIFENKSNPLPWMNNWLVSDNVQVAPQESEISSYLVGQVDSTVDKDDFNDFAL from the coding sequence ATGAGCTGTAATGAAAAACACACCTATTCAACTTTTTGCCGTTCTTCGAACAACGCTTTGAAAGAACCGATGTTCTTTGGTCAAAACGTCAATGTGGCGCGCTATGATCAACAAAAACACCCGATTTTTGAAAAGTTGATTGAAAAGCAACTCAGTTTTTTCTGGCGACCTGAAGAGATCGATTTATCTTCAGATCGAGGCGAATATGCTAATTTACCTGAACATGAAAAACACGTTTTCATCAGTAACCTAAAATACCAAACACTATTGGATTCCGTACAAGGCCGTTCACCTAACGTCGCCTTGCTACCGTTGGTGTCGATTCCGGAACTGGAAACCTGGATTGAAACCTGGTCTTTTTCGGAAACCATCCACAGTCGCTCTTATACTCATATCATTCGTAATATCGTATCAGACCCATCTTTGGTATTTGACGACATTGTAACCAATGAAGAAATTGTCAAACGTGCCATCAGTGTGACCGTTTACTACGACAAACTCATCAATCTGACAAATCGTATGTATGCTGAAGAAATCGATTTGGAAAAGGATGATGCCTTCCGTAAAGAAATTAAAACCGCATTGTTCTTAACCATTGTTTCCGTCAACGTTTTAGAAGCGATCCGCTTCTATGTTTCTTTTGCATGTAGCTTCTCATTCGCTGAACGTTCCCTGATGGAAGGGAACGCCAAAATCATTAAACTGATTGCCCGAGATGAAGCGTTGCATTTATCAGGAACGCAACACTTAATCAACATCTTGCGTGAAGGAAAAGATGATCCAGAAATGATGGACATTGCTAAAGAAAATGAAGACAAGGTTTATCAGATTTTCCGTGAAGCGGCAGAACAAGAAAAGGAATGGGCAGATTACTTATTTAAAGATGGATCAATGATCGGGCTAAATGCCGGCATCCTCAAAGATTATGTGGAATACATCACCAATACCCGCATTAAAGCCATCAAACTGGACCCTATTTTTGAAAATAAAAGCAACCCTCTGCCATGGATGAACAACTGGTTAGTGTCCGATAACGTGCAAGTGGCGCCACAGGAATCCGAAATCAGTTCTTATTTAGTCGGTCAGGTCGATTCAACAGTCGATAAAGACGACTTCAACGATTTCGCGCTTTAA
- a CDS encoding HprK-related kinase B, producing MPSHLISDLKHYIVSAPLVPESITIGLPGFSIEISTNSPVLLKTLKAYFNPVLLPDPIKTPPSLKVAAYENHQFIDRGIQWQDWKREAGKSGRKDSFIDIEEKNETQRLIYKVKTGVLFWQKNDTPVAVGPVEQHPNQIINFILTQYLNENLRQGWLLGHAAGLEIQHKGIAIAGLSGGGKSTLMLHLLEDGEHFISNDRLLLNTQQTARPGQFWMRGIPKQPRINPGTIVYNKRLHKLISQERRQELLALPTEMLRELEEKYDADVNTLYHADCFKPETELNAFVILNWLSDSTDNAQLKHTTLNQSPKLLEAIIKSPGPFYSDSNNVFLANQTQPDPKEYLDRLGNIPCFELTGGIDFHKARDLVLEAIQTL from the coding sequence TTGCCGTCTCATCTGATTTCAGACCTTAAGCATTACATCGTTTCTGCTCCGTTAGTGCCAGAGTCCATCACCATTGGTCTGCCAGGTTTTTCCATTGAAATAAGCACAAATTCCCCTGTTTTATTAAAAACGCTGAAAGCTTATTTCAACCCCGTTTTGCTGCCTGATCCCATTAAAACGCCTCCCTCTCTCAAAGTCGCTGCATACGAAAACCATCAATTTATTGACCGAGGCATTCAATGGCAAGACTGGAAAAGAGAAGCCGGAAAAAGCGGACGTAAAGACAGTTTTATTGATATTGAAGAAAAAAACGAAACACAACGCCTGATCTATAAAGTGAAAACTGGCGTGCTGTTTTGGCAAAAAAATGACACGCCAGTGGCCGTTGGTCCAGTTGAGCAGCACCCCAATCAAATCATTAATTTCATTCTCACCCAGTACTTAAACGAAAACTTGCGACAAGGTTGGTTACTAGGGCATGCTGCTGGCTTAGAAATACAGCACAAAGGGATTGCCATTGCTGGATTATCGGGCGGAGGAAAATCGACCTTAATGCTGCACTTATTGGAAGATGGCGAACACTTTATCAGCAATGACCGGTTATTGTTGAATACACAACAAACAGCCAGGCCTGGGCAATTTTGGATGCGCGGCATACCTAAACAACCGAGAATTAACCCCGGCACCATTGTGTACAACAAACGGCTACACAAGCTGATCAGCCAAGAACGCCGACAAGAACTGCTGGCTTTGCCTACCGAAATGCTACGAGAACTGGAAGAAAAGTATGACGCCGACGTCAATACACTTTATCACGCTGATTGCTTTAAGCCCGAAACGGAACTGAATGCTTTTGTGATTCTCAACTGGCTGTCAGACAGCACAGATAACGCGCAACTGAAACATACCACATTAAACCAATCACCAAAACTACTAGAAGCCATTATCAAAAGCCCAGGCCCTTTTTATTCTGATTCAAACAACGTGTTTTTAGCCAACCAAACACAACCTGATCCCAAAGAGTATCTCGACCGATTAGGAAACATTCCTTGCTTTGAGCTCACAGGAGGAATTGACTTTCACAAAGCGCGTGACTTGGTTCTGGAGGCCATTCAAACACTGTAG
- a CDS encoding spermidine synthase, with protein sequence MAKHPNGSISYSERDVYGLIQVVDNEIMRSLYFDSLVEQSRYYFHAPLTLAFEYQSALLEETLEHAHSTSVQSILMLGLGGGSLATQLHSVLPNCQQTVVELREAVIQIAYRYFYLPDTPQIQPIQSDANDFVQQAAQQYDLMIVDLYDNDSMPWIFSEETFLSRLHYLVSGSGRILFNLWKSSPDTTLKIIQFWEQHRGAHLKTREIQSSGNIILCVDF encoded by the coding sequence ATGGCAAAACACCCGAACGGCTCCATTTCTTATAGTGAGCGAGATGTATACGGCTTAATCCAAGTGGTCGACAATGAGATTATGAGAAGTCTTTATTTTGACTCTCTTGTGGAACAAAGTCGTTACTATTTCCATGCCCCTTTAACATTGGCATTTGAATATCAATCCGCTCTGTTAGAAGAGACACTGGAGCATGCTCATTCAACATCTGTCCAATCGATCTTAATGCTGGGATTAGGTGGAGGAAGTCTTGCCACTCAGCTACACAGTGTGTTACCTAACTGCCAACAAACTGTGGTTGAACTGCGTGAGGCGGTTATCCAGATTGCCTACCGTTATTTTTATTTACCCGATACCCCACAAATACAACCGATACAAAGTGATGCCAATGACTTTGTCCAGCAAGCAGCGCAACAATATGACCTGATGATTGTCGACCTGTATGACAATGACAGCATGCCTTGGATTTTTAGTGAAGAGACATTTTTATCAAGACTGCATTATTTGGTCTCTGGTTCGGGCCGCATTTTATTTAATTTATGGAAAAGCTCTCCCGATACAACCTTAAAAATCATCCAATTCTGGGAACAACACCGCGGTGCTCATCTCAAAACACGAGAAATCCAATCCAGTGGGAACATCATTCTTTGCGTGGATTTTTAA
- a CDS encoding amphi-Trp domain-containing protein has product MAKKDKYFEHESLQDKDSITSYLKAITQGFKKGAIEFSDEEDDFILTPQKLANLRIKANQTKKGQTLNIKISWSSDQSSDFEESPLFIDPKKPKK; this is encoded by the coding sequence ATGGCAAAAAAAGATAAGTACTTTGAACATGAATCCTTACAGGATAAAGATTCCATTACCAGTTACCTGAAAGCGATCACACAAGGATTTAAAAAAGGCGCCATTGAATTCAGCGACGAAGAAGACGACTTCATTCTGACGCCTCAAAAGTTGGCTAATTTAAGAATTAAAGCTAACCAGACCAAAAAAGGACAAACACTGAATATTAAAATCAGCTGGTCTTCTGATCAAAGCAGTGACTTTGAAGAGTCACCGTTATTCATTGATCCCAAGAAACCTAAAAAGTAA
- a CDS encoding GAK system ATP-grasp enzyme — protein MIKNTSSLKIGVVGIPGKWSTEVLADAIEAKTGFRMVIDIEKVVAYLDEPSVRYKGTCLCGLDGIIIKKISQTYSPAIIDRLEILRFVEKCGVKIFSKPQEIIRLVDRMSCTVSLARANIPMPPTIITEDMDAAYEGVLSFGKAILKPLFSTKARGMEVLNSESSAKTLKAQLNQYYEKQGFFYLQKKLKLPGKDMGLVFLGGEYQGAYARVSSGNSWNTTIHSGGKYAEAHPSDEIIEIAHKAQSQFDLSYTTVDIAETEEGPVCFEVSAFGGFKGVHEGLGVDMATQYARYVIDTLEHSA, from the coding sequence ATGATTAAAAACACATCATCTTTAAAAATAGGCGTTGTAGGGATTCCTGGAAAATGGTCAACCGAAGTACTTGCCGATGCGATCGAAGCGAAAACCGGTTTTCGAATGGTCATTGACATCGAAAAGGTTGTCGCTTACTTAGACGAGCCATCTGTCCGATATAAAGGCACTTGCCTGTGCGGGCTAGATGGCATCATCATCAAAAAAATCTCGCAGACATACAGCCCAGCGATTATTGACCGCTTGGAGATTTTACGCTTTGTTGAAAAATGCGGTGTCAAAATCTTTTCAAAACCCCAGGAAATTATCCGTTTGGTTGACCGAATGAGTTGTACGGTTTCTCTCGCCAGAGCCAATATCCCGATGCCACCCACCATTATTACCGAAGACATGGATGCGGCTTATGAAGGTGTCCTTTCTTTTGGAAAAGCGATTTTAAAACCTCTCTTTTCGACAAAAGCACGGGGTATGGAAGTCCTCAACAGCGAAAGTTCCGCAAAAACACTCAAGGCGCAATTGAACCAGTATTATGAGAAACAAGGGTTTTTCTATTTACAAAAAAAACTCAAATTGCCAGGAAAAGATATGGGGTTGGTCTTTTTAGGCGGCGAATACCAAGGGGCTTATGCAAGAGTCTCTTCTGGCAACAGTTGGAATACAACCATTCATTCCGGGGGAAAATATGCTGAGGCGCATCCATCTGATGAAATCATTGAAATCGCACACAAAGCGCAATCTCAGTTTGACTTAAGCTATACCACCGTCGACATTGCCGAAACGGAAGAAGGCCCTGTCTGCTTTGAAGTGTCGGCATTTGGTGGGTTCAAAGGCGTGCATGAGGGGTTAGGCGTTGATATGGCTACTCAGTATGCTCGTTACGTCATTGACACTCTCGAACACTCCGCATAA
- a CDS encoding histidine phosphatase family protein codes for MKQPRYILAFVRHGDYDQRPNTPSALQPGALTPIGLQQSLKAAFQLQTFIAENTIPLCSEIESSNALRAWQTADLIQSVLQVEHSNTLSVHAEKDLHERSVGVMANLTIAEIESYLAQDPRFSNPPTNWKSDSHYCLPYDGAESLMQAGKRVKNVIVRHFDELVKQNQSQLKVMVGHGAAFRHAAHLLGILEFEDITKLSMYHAKPLFFEYFPASGQWKKIAGEWKKRPAINISLID; via the coding sequence ATGAAACAACCAAGATATATATTAGCTTTTGTCCGACACGGTGATTACGATCAACGTCCCAATACACCGAGTGCGCTCCAGCCAGGTGCATTGACTCCTATAGGACTCCAACAATCCCTCAAAGCGGCCTTTCAACTACAAACCTTTATCGCCGAAAATACCATCCCGCTTTGTTCAGAAATCGAAAGTTCCAATGCCTTAAGAGCTTGGCAAACCGCCGATCTTATACAATCCGTTCTACAGGTTGAGCACTCAAACACTCTAAGTGTTCATGCCGAAAAGGACTTACATGAACGCTCGGTTGGTGTGATGGCAAATCTCACTATCGCAGAAATCGAAAGCTATCTGGCGCAGGATCCCCGCTTTTCCAATCCGCCCACAAACTGGAAATCTGACAGTCACTATTGCCTGCCCTATGATGGCGCGGAATCATTAATGCAGGCAGGGAAAAGAGTCAAAAACGTCATTGTTCGACATTTCGATGAACTGGTTAAACAAAACCAATCTCAACTTAAAGTCATGGTGGGGCATGGTGCAGCTTTTCGCCACGCTGCTCACCTGTTGGGAATTTTGGAATTTGAGGACATTACCAAACTCTCCATGTATCACGCAAAACCTTTGTTTTTTGAATACTTTCCAGCTTCTGGGCAGTGGAAAAAAATTGCAGGTGAATGGAAAAAAAGACCTGCCATCAACATTTCATTGATTGACTGA
- a CDS encoding metallophosphoesterase family protein encodes MYASSVIPWQPELTTPLPVDRWLAPSQDTYFFCDLHADAEAFLRSLKLSYLVTLDSTVESIELTTKGMHGQIIIGGDCFDKGPSNLALFKLIQQLRQTHCDLILLAGNHDVRIYAGLLAIDFMDNPKQAHFFVRMGRKTVSLLSEIYHEYCQDMTPCSLSEAEIKAVLLPPKNWFRTFPESVKDDLSFQKIQKEIRQIEKKQTDFIQACFEHGLTLTQVYQAAQMAKHLFIDQDGEFAWFFQNMDLVHVSGSYCFSHAGLDDQFAEKMKYDSIERLNQQFRRQMQAGQIFEMYYSEFGNVFRTKYRDNDWPLTEKGACSLKQNKIFAMVNGHRSHQQGQQLFVRQGLLNFECDTLINTNCRRKSNIQTLGEAVTIFYSDGMVSALSSDFPATKQFHPKQLKQH; translated from the coding sequence ATGTATGCGTCAAGCGTCATCCCCTGGCAACCTGAATTAACAACGCCTTTACCAGTTGATCGCTGGCTTGCGCCCAGCCAGGACACCTACTTTTTTTGTGACTTACATGCCGATGCAGAAGCTTTTTTAAGATCACTTAAACTCAGCTATCTAGTGACTCTCGACAGTACAGTTGAGTCTATTGAGCTCACCACTAAAGGAATGCACGGTCAAATTATTATCGGAGGCGACTGCTTTGACAAAGGTCCCAGTAACCTTGCGCTATTTAAATTGATTCAGCAACTCAGACAAACACATTGCGATTTGATTCTGCTTGCCGGTAACCATGACGTCCGTATTTATGCTGGTTTACTGGCTATCGATTTTATGGACAACCCAAAGCAAGCTCACTTCTTTGTTCGAATGGGCAGAAAGACAGTCAGCCTGCTTAGCGAAATTTATCATGAATACTGCCAAGACATGACGCCCTGTTCTTTAAGTGAGGCAGAGATAAAGGCCGTCCTATTACCGCCCAAAAACTGGTTTCGTACCTTTCCTGAATCGGTCAAAGACGATCTTTCTTTTCAAAAAATCCAGAAAGAAATACGCCAGATTGAAAAAAAACAAACCGATTTTATCCAAGCATGTTTCGAACATGGCTTGACACTGACACAAGTTTATCAAGCCGCACAGATGGCAAAGCACTTATTTATCGACCAGGATGGAGAGTTTGCCTGGTTCTTCCAAAATATGGATTTAGTCCATGTTTCTGGCAGCTATTGTTTCAGTCATGCCGGTTTGGACGACCAATTTGCAGAGAAAATGAAATATGACTCTATTGAACGTTTAAACCAACAATTCCGCCGCCAAATGCAAGCTGGCCAAATTTTTGAAATGTATTACAGCGAATTCGGCAATGTTTTTCGAACCAAATACCGAGACAATGACTGGCCACTGACCGAAAAAGGGGCGTGCTCGTTAAAGCAAAACAAGATTTTTGCGATGGTGAATGGTCACCGCAGCCATCAACAGGGACAACAACTTTTTGTTCGTCAAGGGCTGTTAAATTTTGAGTGTGACACCTTGATAAATACAAATTGTCGTCGAAAATCTAACATACAAACCCTTGGGGAAGCTGTTACAATTTTCTATTCAGATGGGATGGTATCAGCTTTAAGCAGTGATTTCCCTGCAACAAAACAATTTCATCCCAAGCAGCTTAAGCAACACTAA
- a CDS encoding ATP-binding cassette domain-containing protein, translated as MALLFLRDMFLSYGTHTLLNKVSFKVETNERVCIVGRNGEGKSTLLKVIEGSIQADDGTRIVQDGVKIAKLQQEVPNDLAGSVFHIIALGLGDIGHHIEEFHRLSHAISENYTDELMAKMTKAQQAIDAQDGWDLNQKVETIISKLSLPADAEFSALSGGMKRRVLLAQALIQNPDILLLDEPTNHLDIPSIQWLEDFLKNLQCSLIFITHDRSFLQALATRIVEVDRGQLHNWECDYKTYLERKQAQLESEAKTNAEFDKKLAQEEVWIRQGIKARRTRNEGRVRALEKLREEHKARRSQQGKANLQFNQGANSGKQVIEVENLSFAWPDQPVIQDFSTMILRGDKVGIIGANGCGKSTLLKLLLGKLEPQSGTVKLGTNIQIAYFDQHRDQLDENKVVVESVLEESDYVEINGQRKHIMSYLSDFLFSPERARQQVKALSGGERNRLLLARVFSKPSNLLILDEPTNDLDIETLELLEELLLDYPGTVLIVSHDRAFLNSVATSSIVFDAPGIVNEYIGGYDDWLRQRPDHLAQSATLEKQTEKTAKATRPGENSSSEEESKASKKPKKLSYKDQREYDALPQQIETLEQELEKLNEQMSAPDFYQQDNTQEVIDRLNTCESELEAAFERWEHLEAQLND; from the coding sequence ATGGCTCTACTTTTTTTGCGCGATATGTTCTTGAGTTACGGAACACACACCCTTTTAAATAAAGTTTCCTTTAAAGTCGAAACCAATGAACGCGTTTGTATCGTTGGACGCAACGGCGAAGGTAAGTCGACTTTATTAAAAGTCATCGAAGGGAGTATTCAGGCCGATGACGGAACCCGGATTGTGCAGGATGGCGTTAAGATCGCAAAACTTCAGCAAGAAGTGCCTAACGATTTAGCGGGTAGCGTCTTCCACATTATTGCCTTAGGATTGGGAGATATTGGTCACCATATTGAAGAATTCCACCGCCTCAGCCATGCCATCTCAGAAAATTATACGGATGAATTAATGGCCAAAATGACCAAAGCACAACAAGCCATTGATGCACAGGACGGTTGGGACCTCAATCAAAAAGTGGAAACCATTATTTCCAAGCTGTCATTGCCAGCCGACGCTGAGTTTTCAGCGCTTTCTGGCGGCATGAAGCGTCGGGTCTTATTGGCGCAAGCCCTGATCCAAAATCCGGATATTCTATTACTGGACGAGCCCACCAACCACTTGGACATTCCGTCCATTCAATGGCTGGAAGACTTTCTTAAAAACCTGCAATGCAGCTTGATTTTCATCACCCATGATCGCTCCTTCTTACAGGCGCTTGCAACACGTATTGTGGAAGTGGATCGTGGGCAGTTACATAACTGGGAGTGCGATTACAAAACTTACCTAGAGCGTAAACAAGCACAATTGGAATCTGAAGCCAAAACCAATGCCGAGTTTGATAAAAAACTGGCACAAGAAGAGGTTTGGATCCGTCAAGGCATCAAAGCACGACGCACCCGAAACGAAGGCCGCGTTCGTGCCTTGGAAAAACTCAGGGAAGAACATAAAGCGCGACGCTCACAACAAGGTAAGGCGAATCTGCAATTTAACCAAGGGGCGAACTCTGGTAAACAAGTCATTGAAGTTGAAAATTTATCCTTTGCTTGGCCTGACCAGCCGGTCATTCAGGATTTTTCAACCATGATTTTACGGGGTGATAAGGTTGGGATTATTGGTGCCAATGGATGTGGTAAATCCACCTTACTCAAACTGTTGCTTGGTAAACTTGAACCGCAGTCCGGCACAGTAAAACTGGGAACCAACATTCAGATTGCTTATTTTGACCAGCACCGAGACCAACTCGACGAAAATAAAGTGGTGGTTGAAAGTGTGCTTGAAGAATCGGACTATGTCGAGATCAATGGACAGCGTAAGCACATCATGAGCTATCTGTCCGACTTCTTATTCAGCCCGGAACGGGCCAGACAGCAAGTGAAGGCTTTATCGGGTGGTGAACGCAACCGCTTGTTACTTGCTCGAGTATTCTCCAAACCGTCTAACTTGTTGATTTTGGATGAACCGACCAATGACTTGGATATCGAGACCCTTGAACTGCTAGAAGAATTATTACTCGACTATCCCGGTACCGTCCTGATTGTCAGCCATGACCGGGCTTTCTTAAACAGTGTGGCGACCAGTTCAATCGTGTTCGATGCACCGGGCATCGTGAATGAATATATCGGCGGCTATGATGACTGGTTACGTCAACGCCCTGACCATTTAGCTCAATCTGCCACGCTTGAAAAACAAACCGAAAAAACAGCCAAAGCAACCAGGCCTGGCGAAAATTCATCTTCGGAAGAGGAGAGTAAGGCCTCTAAAAAACCCAAAAAGCTGAGTTATAAAGACCAGCGAGAATACGATGCGCTGCCTCAACAAATAGAAACGCTAGAACAAGAACTGGAAAAATTAAATGAGCAGATGAGTGCACCGGATTTTTACCAGCAAGACAACACACAAGAAGTCATTGACCGTCTAAACACTTGTGAGTCGGAACTTGAAGCCGCATTTGAACGCTGGGAACACCTGGAAGCCCAACTAAACGATTAA
- a CDS encoding aminoglycoside phosphotransferase family protein — protein sequence MQILTELYDPLRFLIIEVQKQLDAVNLFFETGEHKAAEISLKRVDYIDNIHVNLLNRASVYLTDNNDEETQITVQSYEHLNQSLKALSRQLQAIVFQAKQSSSALKLLRKKAVFKAIKDLQIGLELIEPAIESESSTLAIDICRLKVHIDKRCDQQLEKYKTRLKKGQQTESLLNASFILRDISEMGEALLRIGEGIISANMGQMIQIDRYHSLEATLSALQLSPQEDALSIRAMGETKSGCTISGVMNAEESEGQMLAVFKEGDKTKLKEEKTGIESWHEIFPGIAPKVYSYHKNGNKAALLFEYLTGDTFETLLVEKDRKNLKAALNTLFNTLRKIWQETQSDEVHPAHYMRQLKKRLHDIYDVHPDFKLQTVSINGVKNQALGQLIDAAEDVEETLSCPPSVYIHGDFNLDNIIYDPLENEINFIDLHRSEYLDFVQDLSVLMVSCYRLSNFDSQVRKLIAQTMQAIYQFGSDYAEGINDTSYHLRMALGLSRSFLSSTRFVLDKEHAKSMHFRGRYLIEQVIRLTDEERLTYRIPKEIFHD from the coding sequence ATGCAGATACTCACCGAACTTTACGACCCCTTACGGTTTCTGATCATTGAAGTGCAGAAACAACTGGATGCCGTAAATTTATTTTTTGAAACGGGCGAACATAAAGCGGCGGAAATCAGTTTAAAACGCGTCGATTATATCGACAATATTCATGTCAATCTGCTTAACCGAGCATCGGTCTATCTGACAGACAACAATGATGAAGAAACTCAAATTACTGTCCAAAGCTATGAACATTTGAACCAAAGTCTCAAAGCACTCTCTCGACAATTACAGGCCATTGTCTTTCAAGCAAAACAATCCTCTAGTGCCCTAAAACTTCTACGAAAAAAAGCGGTTTTCAAAGCCATCAAAGACCTTCAGATTGGATTGGAGTTGATTGAACCGGCAATTGAATCGGAAAGTTCAACCCTAGCCATTGATATTTGTCGACTAAAAGTCCACATTGATAAACGATGTGACCAGCAACTGGAAAAGTATAAAACACGTTTAAAAAAGGGACAGCAAACTGAATCGCTTTTAAATGCCAGCTTTATTTTAAGAGACATCAGTGAAATGGGAGAAGCGTTGCTTCGAATTGGTGAAGGGATTATTTCGGCCAACATGGGGCAGATGATCCAGATCGATCGTTATCACTCCCTGGAAGCCACTTTAAGCGCATTACAACTGAGTCCACAAGAAGATGCCTTAAGCATTCGTGCAATGGGAGAAACCAAGTCTGGCTGTACGATTTCAGGCGTGATGAATGCCGAGGAATCAGAAGGCCAAATGTTGGCAGTTTTCAAGGAAGGTGATAAAACCAAACTGAAAGAAGAAAAAACCGGCATTGAAAGCTGGCACGAAATTTTTCCAGGCATAGCGCCTAAAGTGTACTCCTATCATAAAAATGGCAATAAAGCTGCCCTGCTGTTTGAATACCTGACCGGCGATACTTTTGAAACGTTATTGGTCGAGAAAGACCGAAAGAACTTAAAAGCAGCATTAAACACTTTATTCAATACGTTACGAAAGATCTGGCAAGAAACGCAATCCGACGAAGTCCATCCTGCACACTATATGCGACAACTCAAAAAAAGACTGCATGATATTTATGACGTACACCCAGACTTTAAATTGCAAACTGTCAGTATCAATGGCGTCAAAAACCAGGCATTAGGGCAATTGATCGATGCTGCAGAGGATGTAGAAGAGACTCTAAGCTGCCCTCCTTCTGTTTACATTCATGGTGATTTCAACCTAGATAACATCATTTATGATCCCTTAGAAAATGAAATCAACTTCATTGATTTGCATCGCTCTGAATACTTAGACTTTGTACAAGATCTTTCCGTTCTAATGGTTTCTTGTTACCGACTGTCCAACTTTGATTCTCAGGTTCGAAAACTCATTGCTCAAACAATGCAGGCCATCTATCAGTTCGGATCGGATTATGCAGAAGGCATCAATGACACCTCATATCACTTACGAATGGCATTAGGATTAAGTCGTTCATTTTTAAGCTCGACCCGTTTTGTTTTAGATAAAGAGCATGCAAAATCCATGCATTTTCGAGGTCGTTATTTGATAGAACAAGTTATTCGACTAACGGATGAAGAGCGATTAACTTATCGAATTCCGAAAGAGATATTTCATGATTAA